The Malassezia japonica chromosome 5, complete sequence genome contains a region encoding:
- a CDS encoding uncharacterized protein (TransMembrane:18 (o56-74i102-122o134-153i165-183o195-217i336-354o360-379i391-409o415-435i468-489o495-518i579-600o612-638i980-1000o1028-1057i1108-1125o1131-1149i1225-1252o); EggNog:ENOG503NXEW; COG:Q): protein MELATWAMDAHLWREGRIAVWEQAPAVTGCAAWLCDQVEGWGPMSRMRDFDLTPCFQAVALWLVPSIVFLALAFRALNKLTEKPVEERGETSLNLLHEKDGITSVIALLGAAELAVMIGLRAHATDGSLALTSGVQILAGLVTTLAYVVAILLQHANHLRESHSSDSALLFWLVHLFAGPIRLRTLVQLAPKASVIQLLMVVPFCMRLLLVLVEFVLECQPVEGDEGTIALPEDDGMITFGEEAPAEEVPPFDPLYNPVQSPLETANLFSRLTFHWMQPMMTLGAKRFLTESDMWALPHGEDTENLGDAFQRSWDRLTEKIAMQGRTLEATRRIRFWTALFYSYGPMFMLAAVYKIVQDILAFVQPQILRALLAFVENWQKTDDPAVRGTALRGYVLAFLLFLTAVIQMASLHQYFQLVSVVGMRSRAGVVSAIFRKSLRLSNQARGERATGDIVNLMSVDANRLPDFVMYAHILWSAVFQITIAFISLYNLLGWSAFVGVAIMIVSVPLNTMLATYLRTLSAKQMKVKDRRTQIMNEIILNIKSIKLFAWEQAFTERLLAVRNGEELPLLRKIGMASAGFNFFWQAIPFFVSLGTFIAFTLTNDTPLTADIVFPALALYQLLNFPMSMLAGIVSMFLQTQVSAVRLASFFDAEELDPNAREVVTVSDSAERPTADSVPEFPIELHNASFAWGAEQPTPTLTDITLKLRRAELVAVLGRVGDGKSSLLSAVLGEMVKTAGETVVHGKTAYFSQGGWCMGASVRDNILFGREFNEEHYQQCIYACALTPDLEQFPEGDRTEIGERGVSLSGGQRARVALARACYAAADIYLLDDPLAAVDAHVGAHIWKHVIGPEGILKDRTRILTLNAVSYLSGCDKILSLRAGRLLEEQGTFEEVMAMRGDVYKLITGLGRQGEKEKSGSATPVAKAPVPQMRLFRPRELAKDEVKVDTIRQLRESNMPKEKQETGSVKWDVYKQYMRSASVVGVILYFSAQGFTQIFSLSRDVVLKQWSAANETHPRSDQPALARFYLTLYAVAGITTSIGFCIAPFILYVWLVLLSARRFHDRLFMSVLRYPLQWFETTPTGRLLNLFSRDISVIDEVLPRVIQGFVRSSMVVLSVVCVVSYSVPSFILFVIPLALVYRMVMRYYLASSRELKRIDAVSKSPVFTWFQESLGGLPTIRAYGQSTTFVDSFEARVDRNQMCYFPAITCNRWLAVRIELLGSSVIFFASTMAVLMVTTSGGMSAGLLGLMLSQVLSTTQTLNWAVRSASEVEQNIVSVERVISYSELPTEAPFELPGPDRNTWPSHGVISFENYATQYRPGLPLTLKDLTFKTRAAERIGVVGRTGAGKSTLTLALFRILEAAAGKIFVDGVDIATLGLHELREALAIIPQDAQLWQGTLRENLDPLHEYSDKELLRVLDHARLGPLVESDPLGLDQRVSESGSNLSAGQRQLLCISRALVRHSKVLVLDEATSSVDLETDDLVQKLVRTEFHGTTITIAHRLNTILDSDRVLVLQNGTLAEFDSPQKLLQDDKSIFYGMALEAGLYEAIAEARGEQVSAVKEEAEVQVDEAKEAKATEAPKEAKAPEPQAAAAPNATPKNAPPTDAKGPAAALKEDTTDASTDDAKDTPNGATTEPKSQSKKRNKNKGKKK from the coding sequence ATGGAGCTTGCGACGTGGGCGATGGATGCGCACCTCTGGCGCGAGGGCCGCATCGCGGTGTgggagcaggcgccggccgtcaCTGGATGTGCGGCTTGGCTCTGCGATCAGGTCGAGGGGTGGGGCCCCAtgtcgcgcatgcgcgactTTGATTTGACGCCCTGCTTCCAGGCCGTGGCGCTGTGGCTCGTGCCTAGCATCGTGTTTCTTGCACTCGCGTTCCGTGCGCTAAACAAGCTGACCGAGAAGCCCGTGGaagagcgcggcgagacTTCGCTGAACCTCTTGCACGAAAAGGACGGCATCACTTCGGTgattgcgctgctcggcgccgccgaacTCGCCGTGATGATcggcctgcgtgcgcacgccacCGACGGATCGCTCGCGCTAacgagcggcgtgcagaTTCTCGCTGGGCTCGTGACGACCCTTGCATACGTCGTCGCGATCCTCCTCCAGCACGCCAACCACCTGCGCGAGAGCCactcgagcgactcggcgctTCTCTTTTGGCTCGTACACCTCTTTGCGGGCCCGATCCGCctccgcacgctcgtgcagctcgcgccgaAGGCGTCGGTGATCCAGCTGCTGATGGTCGTGCCGTTCTGCATGCGCCTCCTGCtggtgctcgtcgagtTTGTGCTCGAGTGCCAGCcggtcgagggcgacgaaGGCACGATTGCGCTTCCGGAAGACGACGGGATGATTACGTTTGGGGAGGAGGCGCCTGCTGAAGAGGTGCCGCCGTTCGATCCGCTGTACAACCCCGTGCAGTcgccgctcgagacggCGAACCTCTTTTCGCGCCTCACCTTCCACTGGATGCAGCCGATGatgacgctcggcgcaaaGCGCTTCCTTACCGAGTCGGACATGTGGGCGCTGCCCCACGGCGAGGACACGGAAaacctcggcgacgcctTCCAGCGCAGCTGGGACAGGCTCACGGAAAAGATCGCGATGCagggccgcacgctcgaggcgacgcgccgcatccgTTTCTGGACCGCGCTCTTTTACTCGTACGGGCCAATGTTTATGCTCGCGGCCGTGTACAAGATCGTGCAGGATATCTTGGCGTTTGTCCAGCCGCAGATCCTCCGTGCTCTGCTTGCTTTTGTCGAAAACTGGCAAAAGACGGACGACCCGGCGGTGCggggcacggcgctgcgtggctACGTCCTTGCCTTTCTCCTCTTCCTCACGGCGGTGATCCAGATGGCGTCGCTGCACCAGTACTTCCAGCTCGTGAGCGTCGTCGGtatgcgctcgcgcgcaggcgtcgTCAGCGCCATCTTCCGCAAGTCGCTGCGCCTCTCGAACCaggcgcgtggcgagcgTGCTACGGGTGACATTGTCAACTTGATGAGCGTCGACGCAAACCGCCTGCCCGACTTTGTCATGTACGCCCACATTCTTTGGTCGGCCGTATTCCAAATCACGATCGCCTTTATCTCGCTGTACAACCTGCTCGGCTGGTCGGCGTTTGTCGGTGTCGCGATCATGATTGTCTCGGTGCCATTGAACACGATGCTCGCGACCtacctgcgcacgctcagTGCGAAGCAAATGAAGGTCAAggaccgccgcacgcagatCATGAACGAAATCATCCTCAACATCAAGTCGATCAAACTGTTTGCCTGGGAGCAGGCCTTTACCGAGCGCCTCCTTGCCGTGCGCAATGGCGAGGAGCTTCCTCTCCTTCGCAAGATCGGTATGGCGTCGGCCGGCTTCAACTTCTTCTGGCAGGCGATTCCTTTCTTCGTGTCCCTCGGCACGTTTATCGCTTTTACCTTGACGAACGACACGCCGCTCACGGCCGACATTGTGTTcccggcgctggcgctgtATCAACTGCTCAACTTCCCCATGTCGATGCTGGCGGGTATCGTGTCCATGTTCCTCCAGACGCAGGTCTCGGCTGTGCGTCTCGCGTCGTTCTTTGACGcggaggagctcgaccCGAACGCACGCGAGGTCGTGACGGTGTCGGACAGCGCCGAACGCCCTACAGCGGATTCCGTGCCCGAGTTTCCCATCGAGCTGCACAACGCGTCGTTTGCCTggggcgccgagcagcctACGCCGACACTCACAGACATTACGCTcaagctgcgccgcgccgagctcgtcgcggtgctgggccgcgtcggcgacggcaagTCGTCGCTCCTCTCGgcggtcctcggcgagatgGTCAAGACGGCGGGCGAGACTGTTGTGCACGGCAAGACCGCGTACTTCTCGCAGGGCGGCTGGTGCATGGGTGCATCGGTCCGCGACAACATTCTGTTTGGCCGCGAGTTTAACGAGGAGCACTACCAGCAGTGCATCTACGCGTGCGCCCTCACGCCGGATCTCGAGCAGTTCCCTGAAGGTGACCGCACCGagatcggcgagcgtggTGTGAGCCTGAGTGGCGgccagcgtgcgcgtgttgcgcttgcgcgtgcGTGTTACGCGGCAGCGGACATTtacctgctcgacgacccccttgcggcggtcgacgcgcacgtTGGTGCGCACATTTGGAAGCACGTCATCGGCCCGGAGGGTATCCTGAAGGACCGCACGCGTATCCTCACGCTCAATGCCGTTTCCTACCTCTCTGGCTGCGACAAGATCTtgtcgctgcgtgccggtCGCCTGCTGGAAGAGCAAGGCACCTTTGAGGAGGTGatggcgatgcgcggcgacgtgtaCAAGCTCATCACCGGTCTTGGCCGCCAAGGCGAGAAGGAAAAGAGCGgctccgcgacgccggtcgccaaggcgccggtgccTCAAATGCGCCTCTTCCGCCCtcgcgagctcgccaaggacgaggTGAAGGTCGACACGATCcgccagctgcgcgagtcgaACATGCCCAAGGAAAAGCAAGAGACGGGCTCGGTCAAATGGGACGTGTACAAGCAGTACatgcggagcgcgtcggtcgtcggcgtgaTCCTCTACTTTTCCGCGCAAGGTTTCACGCAAATCTTTTCGCTCTCGCGCGACGTTGTGCTGAAGCAGTGGAGTGCCGCGAACGAGACGCATCCCCGCAGCGACCAGCCCGCGCTGGCGCGTTTCTACCTGACGCTCTATGCTGTGGCGGGTATCACGACGTCGATCGGTTTCTGTATCGCACCGTTTATCCTCTACGTGTGGCTCGTGCTGCTGagtgcgcgccgcttccACGACCGTCTCTTTATGTCTGTGCTGCGCTACCCTCTGCAGTGGTTTGagacgacgccgaccgGCCGCCTGCTCAACCTGTTCAGCCGCGACATTTCCGTGATTGACGAGGTGCTTCCCCGTGTCATCCAGGGCTTTgtgcgctcgtcgatgGTCGTGCTGAGCGTGGTGTGCGTTGTGTCGTACAGTGTGCCCTCCTTTATCCTGTTTGTCATTCCCTTGGCGCTGGTGTACCGCATGGTCATGCGCTACTACCTCGCCTCGAGCCGTGAACTGAAGCGTATCGACGCGGTGTCAAAGTCGCCCGTCTTTACCTGGTTCCAGgagtcgctcggcggcctgccgACGATCCGTGCCTACGGCCAGTCGACGACGTTTGTCGACTCattcgaggcgcgcgtcgaccgcaaTCAGATGTGCTACTTCCCCGCCATTACGTGCAACCGCTGGCTtgcggtgcgcatcgagctgctcggctcGTCGGTCATCTTCTTTGCGAGCACCATGGCCGTGCTCATGGtcacgacgagcggcggcatgTCGGCCGGCCTGCTCGGTCTCATGCTTTCGCAGGTCCTTTCCACGACCCAGACGTTGAACtgggccgtgcgctccgcatccgaggtcgagcagaATATTGTgagcgtcgagcgtgtgaTTTCCTACTCGGAGCTTcccaccgaggcgccgttCGAGCTCCCGGGTCCGGACCGCAACACGTGGCCCTCGCACGGTGTGATCTCGTTCGAGAACTATGCGACGCAGTACCGTCCCGGTCTGCCGCTCACCCTCAAGGACCTCACGTTCAAgacgcgcgctgcggaGCGGATTGGTGTGGTGGGCCGCACTGGTGCGGGCAAGTCGACGCTTACTCTCGCCCTCTTCCGCAttctcgaggcggccgcgggcAAGATCTTTGTCGACGGTGTGGACattgcgacgctcggcctgcacgagctgcgtgaaGCGCTCGCGATCATTCCCCAGGACGCCCAGCTCTGGCAGGgtacgctgcgcgagaaTCTCGACCCCCTGCACGAGTACAGCGAcaaggagctgctgcgtgtgctcgaccatgcgcgcctcggaccGCTGGTCGAGAGCGACCCCCTCGGATTGGACCAGCGCGTGTCGGAGAGCGGCTCGAACCTGTCGGCGGGCCAGCGCCAGCTGCTGTGCATTTCGCGTGCGCTTGTGCGCCACAGCAAGGTGCttgtgctcgacgaggcgacgtCCAGCGTCGATCTCGAGACCGACGACCTTGTCCAGAAGCTCGTCCGCACCGAGTTCCACGGCACGACCATTACGATTGCACACCGCCTGAACACGATCCTCGATTCGGACCGTGTGCTTGTGCTGCAGAACGGCACGCTGGCCGAGTTTGACTCGCCACAGAAGCTGCTGCAGGACGACAAGTCGATCTTTTACggcatggcgctcgaggcgggtCTGTACGAGGCGATTGCCGAAGCGCGTGGCGAGCAGGTCAGTGCCGTGAAggaagaggccgaggtccaggtggacgaggccaaggaggccaaggccaccgAAGCGCCCAAAGAGGCCAAGGCCCCCGAGCCccaagcggcggcggcgcccaaCGCGACGCCCAAGAACGCCCCTCCCACCGACGCCAAAGGCCCCGCTGCTGCCCTCAAAGAGGACACGACGGATGCCTCGACGGACGATGCCAAAGACACCCCCAATGGAGCCACGACCGAGCCCAAGTCCCAGTCCAAGAAGCGGAACAAGAACAAGGGAAAAAAGAAGTAA